One region of Triticum aestivum cultivar Chinese Spring chromosome 6B, IWGSC CS RefSeq v2.1, whole genome shotgun sequence genomic DNA includes:
- the LOC123135004 gene encoding putative F-box protein PP2-B12: MPDQKRPAGRRAEEPMEGACEIARLPEELLSAVLARTTPRDACRAAAVSPAFRAAAGSDAVWAAFLPPGGLPPLADGEPQGPALPSSKKELFLRLSAGPALLHDRLVSVWLDRETGAKCYMLSARKLSIVWVDTHWAWIPLEDSRFSEGAELEDVCWFEIHGKIHSKMLSQDTTYAAYMVFKMADYYYGLNFPAQEASVSSGATNLTREVCLQAGEADEKTHYDEGDDDESDEEEEEDVDEYYRSLTNRRVVHEENVMLPQRRADGWMELELGEFLSEGGDDGEVSISLMETKSGKWKSGLIVQGIEIRCKKSG, encoded by the exons ATGCCGGACCAGAAGAGACCGGCCGGCCGGCGGGCGGAGGAGCCAATGGAGGGCGCCTGCGAGATCGCGCGCCTGCCGGAGGAGCTCCTCTCGGCGGTGCTGGCCCGCACGACCCCGCGCGACGCCTGCCGCGCAGCCGCCGTCTCCCCGGCCTTCCGCGCCGCGGCGGGCTCGGACGCCGTCTGGGCCGCCTTCCTGCCCCCCGGCGGCCTCCCGCCGCTCGCCGACGGGGAGCCGCAGGGCCCCGCCCTGCCCTCGTCCAAGAAGGAGCTCTTCCTCCGCCTCTCCGCCGGCCCTGCCCTCCTCCACGACAGGCTCGTG AGCGTGTGGCTGGACAGGGAGACCGGCGCCAAGTGCTACATGCTGTCCGCCAGGAAGCTGTCCATCGTGTGGGTGGATACGCACTGGGCCTGGATCCCACTCGAGGACTCCAG GTTCTCCGAAGGTGCTGAACTCGAGGACGTTTGCTGGTTTGAGATCCACGGGAAGATACATAGCAAGATGCTCTCCCAAGACACAACCTATGCCGCCTACATGGTCTTCAAGATGGCCGATTATTACTACGGGCTGAATTTTCCTGCTCAGGAGGCATCGGTCAGTTCCGGAGCAACCAACTTGACCCGCGAGGTTTGCCTACAAGCTGGCGAGGCGGACGAGAAAACGCATTACGACGAGGgcgatgacgatgagtccgacgaggaggaggaggaggacgtcgaCGAGTACTACCGGTCGCTGACGAACCGGCGCGTAGTTCACGAAGAGAATGTCATGCTCCCTCAGAGAAGAGCCGACGGGTGGATGGAGCTGGAGCTGGGCGAGTTCTTGAGCGAggggggcgacgacggcgaggtATCCATCAGCCTTATGGAGACCAAAAGTGGGAAGTGGAAGAGTGGCCTCATTGTGCAGGGCATCGAGATCAGATGTAAGAAATCGGGCTGA